In Ooceraea biroi isolate clonal line C1 chromosome 6, Obir_v5.4, whole genome shotgun sequence, the genomic stretch TATTTCTTCAGAAATTATCTGATGAAAAATCGATATGAAATTGATACGTCATGCGCAACAATCTAATATCTGTTAGCCTTACGGTGGCTGTTAAATGATATATCATGGTAATCATCTGGTGCAATCATGATGATTCTGTTGATGCATACCTCAGTAGGAAATGGACAACTGTACGGTGTTCCGCgtttgtataaaataagaaaagagaataCGATAGATAAATGTATACAATTCGCGTAAAAACTTCGCGTTACCGTTCTTTTATGTTTCACGAGGTCTAAACGCGACCACACGCGTACACTGATGTAGCATACGCCTTGGCGCTACgcttaaacaaatatatatatatatatatatatatatatatatatatatttagccACGTGTATAGTGTGACTACAGATACGACAACTATTTTTTACTGCGAACGCGGCATTCCTGTTTGTGAGGCGGCGAGATCATAAGGACTAAAGTTGTTTAACCGAGAATGTGCATTTagagaaatatacatataggtTGCATATGGTAGGATGCCTCTGAAGAAGTGGGAATTGCTTTTGTTTTCTTGAAGAAATCTCGAATCGAGTTCTTTCCAAgaagaattacaaaaaaaaacgaacGAGACTAccaaagaatttaaaaaataagatttttatacGTTGATACTATAATTACGGTGATGAGaaatttttcgtaaaaaaaagaagattacGTTAACGATTCTCACTTTTGCAGACGTACTACTACATGTACGTGGTAGACTATACGTTGCTGACAACTTTCTTCTTTATGATTAGATTTCAGAGTCAATTGCCAGATATCAATTGTACATACCGTAATCCCTTCAGTACAATTAATGGATACTAGTTACATTGAAATTTTACGAACAAATTCATATTACAgattatatacaggatgttcgGTAATTAAAGGACGGAGGAGATCACTTCTCACTGTGGAaccaaattattatatatctatatttgttataaattaaactttcgtTGTTAATTATAGTTTGAAACAACTATTATCAGTTTTATATCTAGGCGCGTTGAATTTTATAACCTTCTAACGATAACAATGTGTTTTTCTATTTGTTGAGttgcataattttttttatgtattcagagatgttgaataattatatataaaattcttgttcCTCAAGAGTTGTTTGGAGCAACGCCGAGCTGAAAGCTCATGAAAAGAAGCTGCCTAAAAGTCTTGGCTTATCGCGAGCTCAATTGTAGCGTTCCACTAACCCCCtaattaaactaattaaaattgttcaaGTGACAGTAACTTAGGTATTAAGTTCCAGACATTCGGAGATATTAAATCTCTCACTAACGGCCTCTACAATTCGCTCAGTATATCGTTGCTCCGAGCAGCGGAGAATTGTTTAAttacttataaaaaatttatttgagaagaaaaattgagaattatTCTCCTTCCATCGTAGTTATACGCTACTAGTTATCGAACAACttctatatgtatacatatatagatagacatatatatatatatatatacacatattatacaaaaatatatttatctcatctatatatcatatattttttatttgtaagaaattaattttactatttttttaattgttagatatatttttctgagTGTGCCAATAAGATTCTATCAATAAAGGGCCTTATCGagatgttatataaatgcGTATACGACGATTTTTCTCTCACGAtcactattttattaatatcaatccTTAAGCGTATCAAAAAATTATCTCAATTATCAGTTCTAGGTACCGACTGTTTACGGTACACGATGGCAGCAACTTTCTGTTCTATTCTCTTGCAGCCGGCCATCGAGTACAGATTATGCGGTTCCGGGCCGAAGGTCAAGTGCGACAGTGCCTCCTCCATCATCTCTTTCGTCGGCAGGACGCCGCGTTCCGAGAAAATCCTCAGCAGGCACTTTCTAACGTGCACCTCCTCGAGGGGCAGGAACGGCACGTAATGGTCGATCACGTTAGTCTGTATGGCGTCACTGTGATGGAAACCACCCTTCTCATTGAACGCCCCGTCGGCTATCAGCTTCTCAAAGTCCTGCAACCGGGTGTCGTCCCGCTTCCTGCCCTGTTCCCACAGGCTTGTCAGGTGCTTCACTATCTGAGTGCTGCCGGTGTTCGAgaggaatataaaaatagctttGTTCTGAATCATGGATTCGCTGCTCTTGGACGACTTGCGGTAGCTGTAGTAATCCAGGAAGGGCACCAGCACGTTCATCAGGTTCTCTGGCATCTTGTCTACCTCGTCGAACACGAACATCGATTTCTCGCACTGTTTCAAACCCTTCGAAATAATCCTATACAGATCCTCctataaaacaaattacgtacactttaattttacattacaaatGAATTTTTAGGAAGGTACCAGAAGCAGGGACTCCTACCTTGTACTCGTCTACTTTCTGTTGTAAGGGAAAGTCGTTGCGACCGTtgaaaaagtgaaaatattgGCTCTCAACGCCCTTTTTGTAAAATGCCGTGGCGATCATTTGAGCCACATAATTCTTGCCAGTTCCTGGAGTACCATGAAAACTCATAACAAGTGCCTTGGGCGAGTTGTTGCTTCCCAAGTGTCCTCGTAGTGCAGTTATGATAGTTTCGTGAGCGATTTGCTGTCCGTACAGCTTAGCAGTAAGCATGTACTCCAGctctataattttaatgagtTTTCTGTCTCAAAATGCGGGAAAACATTTTTGCAAGTATGAAAAACTCTAATTTCCAAGGAAATGGAGACGCTGGGTTTTGTTAATGGAGGTATCGttcttacatttaaaaaacgagCATACAGTTGTACTTACTATCCAAATCGGGTTTAATATATTCGTCCGTACAGCATTCCTGGTACGTACACTTGTAGTTTTCATACACATAATAACCTATGCCGCTTACCACGGAGCCGACTAAACCTAATGTCAACAGTTCGCATCGTGCGGTTGCGAT encodes the following:
- the LOC105284112 gene encoding torsin-like protein, whose translation is MNFAGHVLVPLFILALIATARCELLTLGLVGSVVSGIGYYVYENYKCTYQECCTDEYIKPDLDKLEYMLTAKLYGQQIAHETIITALRGHLGSNNSPKALVMSFHGTPGTGKNYVAQMIATAFYKKGVESQYFHFFNGRNDFPLQQKVDEYKEDLYRIISKGLKQCEKSMFVFDEVDKMPENLMNVLVPFLDYYSYRKSSKSSESMIQNKAIFIFLSNTGSTQIVKHLTSLWEQGRKRDDTRLQDFEKLIADGAFNEKGGFHHSDAIQTNVIDHYVPFLPLEEVHVRKCLLRIFSERGVLPTKEMMEEALSHLTFGPEPHNLYSMAGCKRIEQKVAAIVYRKQSVPRTDN